The proteins below are encoded in one region of Candidatus Thiodiazotropha sp. LNASS1:
- a CDS encoding FeoC-like transcriptional regulator produces MMLSTIRDYLSRRGQATLAEIALHVDAEPEAVRGMLQQWMRKGRVEQRKVEAACGTSCNRCDPAEMELYVWLNQQNQS; encoded by the coding sequence ATGATGCTCAGTACGATCAGGGACTACCTTTCAAGACGCGGTCAGGCAACCCTGGCTGAGATCGCGTTGCATGTGGACGCGGAACCCGAGGCGGTGCGGGGGATGCTGCAGCAATGGATGCGCAAAGGGCGCGTCGAGCAGCGTAAAGTCGAAGCCGCCTGCGGAACCAGTTGTAATCGTTGCGATCCCGCTGAGATGGAACTCTATGTTTGGCTTAACCAACAGAATCAATCGTAA
- the feoB gene encoding Fe(2+) transporter permease subunit FeoB codes for MACHEESSSESVPSQRLLTIALAGNPNCGKTALFNSLTGIRQRTGNWPGVTVDRKEGRFTIDSTEVSVVDLPGIYSLDATSLDEKVTRDYLLSGDADLIVNIVDASNLERNLYFSIQMLEMGVPLLVALNMMDVARKRGLVIDTQRLSQDLGCPVVPIVAVSGEGITKLKASIQDLAAGEVSGGFALAQDEVVEQAIMAMEPALQQSEQHRHSERRWLLLKMLEGDRFALDFADEGLLSQVHHWQEVIEDRVDEDPDIHIADTRYGHAHAISQNVTQQHGRVEKTISDRIDKVVLSRLFGIPVFLAVMYLMFMFAINIGGAFIDLFDGVAGAIFVDGFGHLMASLGVPDWMIVLLADGAGGGIQVVATFIPIITALYLFLSVVEDSGYMARAAFVMDRFMRSIGLPGKAFVPMIVGFGCNVPAVMATRTLESERERKLAILMNPFMSCGARLPVYVLFAAAFFPANGQNLVFSLYLIGIAVAILTGMIMKKTLLSGESAGFMMELPHYHMPTVRGVMLRTWDRVKLFIKEAGKVIVLMVLVINTLNSIGTDGSFGNEDTEHSVLSSISKAVTPLLAPMGIHQENWPATVGVFTGILAKETVVGTLDALYTHLANEEAGVAQVDLPFDFWRAVSAAVETVPENLIGVKDLLTDPLAMDVGDISSAEAAAEAQEINVGVFGAMAARFDGQAGAFAYLLFILLYSPCVATIGAIRREAGPRWAAFVVAWSTGVAFISASLFYQLATYTQHPQSALVWIIGLLALLAVIIGALRYWSQRTQQLISEAGV; via the coding sequence GTGGCCTGTCATGAAGAGAGCTCTTCTGAGTCTGTCCCCTCTCAGCGTCTGCTGACCATCGCCCTGGCGGGCAACCCCAATTGCGGCAAGACGGCCCTTTTCAACAGCCTGACTGGGATTCGCCAACGTACCGGGAACTGGCCGGGCGTGACGGTGGACAGAAAGGAGGGACGTTTCACCATCGACAGCACCGAGGTCAGTGTGGTCGACCTTCCCGGGATCTATTCACTGGATGCCACATCCCTCGATGAGAAGGTGACCCGGGACTATCTACTCTCCGGAGATGCCGATCTCATCGTCAATATCGTCGATGCCTCCAATCTGGAGCGAAACCTCTATTTCTCAATTCAGATGCTCGAGATGGGGGTGCCCCTGCTGGTGGCCCTGAATATGATGGATGTCGCCCGCAAGCGTGGCCTGGTTATCGATACTCAACGGCTTAGTCAGGACCTTGGATGCCCTGTGGTACCCATAGTGGCGGTCAGTGGTGAGGGCATCACCAAGCTGAAGGCCTCGATTCAGGATCTGGCCGCCGGTGAGGTGAGCGGGGGATTTGCCCTTGCCCAGGATGAAGTGGTGGAGCAGGCGATCATGGCGATGGAGCCTGCCCTGCAACAGTCTGAACAGCATCGCCATTCCGAGCGTCGCTGGCTGTTGTTAAAGATGCTGGAGGGTGATCGCTTCGCTTTGGATTTCGCCGATGAGGGTTTACTGAGCCAGGTCCACCACTGGCAAGAGGTGATCGAGGACCGTGTCGACGAGGACCCGGATATCCATATCGCCGATACCCGCTACGGTCACGCCCATGCCATTTCCCAGAATGTGACCCAACAGCATGGACGGGTAGAAAAGACGATCAGTGACCGCATCGACAAGGTGGTATTGAGCCGACTCTTCGGGATACCGGTCTTTCTGGCCGTGATGTACCTGATGTTCATGTTTGCGATCAATATCGGCGGCGCGTTCATCGACCTCTTCGACGGTGTGGCGGGCGCCATCTTCGTCGACGGTTTCGGTCATCTGATGGCGTCGCTGGGTGTCCCGGACTGGATGATCGTGCTGCTGGCCGACGGTGCCGGGGGTGGCATTCAGGTGGTGGCCACCTTTATACCGATCATCACCGCGCTCTATCTTTTTCTCTCCGTGGTGGAAGACTCCGGCTATATGGCCAGGGCCGCCTTTGTCATGGATCGTTTCATGCGTTCCATCGGGCTGCCGGGTAAGGCATTCGTGCCGATGATTGTCGGTTTCGGCTGCAATGTGCCGGCGGTAATGGCGACCCGTACCCTGGAGAGTGAGAGAGAGCGTAAGCTTGCCATCCTTATGAATCCGTTTATGTCCTGTGGCGCCAGGCTGCCGGTCTACGTGCTGTTTGCCGCGGCCTTCTTTCCGGCGAATGGACAGAACCTGGTCTTCAGCCTCTATCTCATCGGCATAGCGGTGGCGATTCTCACCGGAATGATCATGAAAAAGACCCTGCTATCCGGTGAGAGCGCCGGTTTCATGATGGAGCTGCCCCACTATCACATGCCGACGGTAAGAGGTGTCATGTTACGGACCTGGGACAGGGTCAAGCTCTTTATCAAAGAGGCGGGGAAAGTGATCGTATTGATGGTGCTGGTGATCAACACCCTGAATTCGATTGGCACCGATGGCAGTTTCGGTAATGAGGATACCGAACACTCCGTACTCAGCAGCATCAGTAAAGCAGTCACACCCCTGTTGGCGCCGATGGGCATACATCAGGAAAACTGGCCCGCCACTGTGGGCGTATTCACCGGTATTCTGGCCAAGGAGACGGTGGTCGGTACCCTTGATGCTCTCTATACTCATCTCGCCAACGAGGAAGCGGGTGTGGCGCAAGTTGATCTGCCTTTTGATTTCTGGCGTGCAGTCTCCGCTGCTGTAGAGACAGTGCCGGAAAATCTCATCGGAGTGAAGGACCTGCTCACCGACCCTCTCGCCATGGATGTGGGCGATATCAGCAGTGCGGAGGCGGCAGCCGAGGCGCAGGAGATCAATGTTGGGGTATTTGGTGCCATGGCCGCACGCTTCGACGGCCAGGCCGGGGCCTTTGCCTACCTGCTGTTTATACTGCTCTATTCACCCTGTGTGGCCACCATTGGCGCCATTCGCCGTGAGGCGGGGCCGCGCTGGGCAGCATTTGTAGTGGCCTGGTCGACCGGAGTCGCCTTCATCAGTGCAAGCCTCTTCTATCAACTGGCGACCTATACCCAGCATCCGCAAAGCGCATTGGTCTGGATTATCGGCCTGCTGGCGTTGTTGGCTGTGATTATCGGCGCTTTGAGGTACTGGTCGCAGCGAACGCAACAGCTCATCTCCGAGGCGGGGGTTTGA
- a CDS encoding ferrous iron transport protein A: MVPDSTISEELISLARLPIGRRAKIKRIMGGRHLVHRLLSLGLRMGSEIELIQRRGAGVVVANQGARVALGAGVAEKLLMLPLEQPEDRP; this comes from the coding sequence GTGGTCCCCGACAGCACCATTTCAGAGGAATTGATCTCCCTGGCCAGGCTGCCGATCGGGCGTCGAGCCAAGATCAAACGCATCATGGGAGGCAGACATCTGGTCCACAGACTGCTCAGTTTAGGATTGAGAATGGGCTCTGAAATCGAGTTGATACAACGTCGTGGTGCCGGTGTGGTGGTGGCTAATCAGGGCGCCAGGGTGGCTCTCGGCGCGGGGGTTGCCGAAAAGTTGTTGATGCTGCCTCTCGAACAGCCTGAAGACAGGCCCTAG
- a CDS encoding class I SAM-dependent methyltransferase — MSANRMVLDNQEAYLRGTEMELMERLLPLNDCRVLELGCGSARITRRLAQAHPDCHFIATEVDSVQHEKNLGNTAGNISFRLEGAQSIGEPDQSVDVVLMLKSLHHVPGSVMPQAMSEVARVLKPGGIAYFSEPVYQGEFNALMSLIHDEKHVRELAFKTIQSLSERDDMELLGQYFLNVPGLYDSWESFESRFLNITHTQLKIDKPRYRQIKTAFMEHMGPRGAEFLKPHRIDLLRRRNIR, encoded by the coding sequence ATGTCAGCAAATCGAATGGTTCTGGATAATCAGGAAGCCTATCTTAGGGGCACGGAAATGGAGCTGATGGAACGGCTGTTGCCGCTCAACGATTGCAGGGTTCTGGAACTGGGCTGCGGCAGTGCCCGGATTACACGCCGACTGGCCCAGGCCCATCCTGACTGCCATTTCATCGCGACCGAGGTCGATTCTGTTCAGCATGAAAAAAATCTGGGCAATACAGCGGGCAATATCAGCTTTCGCTTGGAAGGGGCGCAATCGATCGGTGAACCCGATCAGAGTGTGGATGTGGTGCTGATGCTGAAATCACTCCACCACGTGCCCGGGTCGGTCATGCCGCAAGCGATGAGCGAGGTGGCCAGGGTGCTCAAACCTGGCGGCATCGCCTATTTTTCGGAGCCTGTCTATCAGGGTGAGTTCAATGCCCTGATGAGCCTGATCCATGATGAGAAGCATGTCAGAGAGCTCGCCTTCAAGACGATTCAGTCTCTTTCCGAGAGGGATGATATGGAGTTGCTTGGCCAGTATTTCCTGAATGTACCTGGCCTGTATGATTCCTGGGAAAGTTTTGAGTCACGTTTTCTTAACATCACTCACACCCAGCTGAAGATAGACAAGCCACGCTACCGGCAGATAAAAACGGCATTTATGGAACATATGGGACCGCGGGGTGCCGAGTTTCTTAAACCGCACCGAATCGATCTCTTGCGTAGGCGGAATATTAGATAA
- a CDS encoding chloride channel protein codes for MSPPEQTIKTTGIPIVPLAGIVNWLDRLRLQLSRHDALLILSVLGLICGFVTGVVIILFRLLVESSQATILPGGGVENYEALHPLMRFLLPILGGLMLGLIFIRFAKGLHVLGIPRVMERLIYHQGHISLRGFMLQFFGAAIAIISGHSVGREGPHVFLGAASGSLLGQYLSLPNNSIRTLVGCGTAAAISASFDTPLAGVIFALEVVMMEYTLVSFIPIMLAAVSANSLSLIVFEGQRVFDIAIIELGSLHELIFILLLGLVAGTASAAYVSLIQFISDKTQNMAFWLRNAAAGVLIGLIALAVPEVMGIGYDTVNLLLLGELGFYFIVILVVMKIVATAVCIGLGIPGGTIGPALFIGAAVGGIIAPLPGLVFEGQVSDPGVYALIGMGAVMGAALQAPLAALTAIIELTHNPEIIMPGMLAIVIASLVNSELFGKSSMFHTLLEATGLNYHTDPVMQSLRRIGAASFMNRNFVQVEPILTRDTVRIILDNNPEWILIKGDQDQMALMPAVDLLRIMEQQEEEEFDLLCLPATRYELAQLRMQATLQEALEKLDNSQADALYIEWYDQDHYWRIQGILTRPLIESAYHF; via the coding sequence TTGAGTCCACCTGAACAAACCATCAAAACGACAGGTATCCCGATTGTGCCCCTTGCAGGGATTGTTAACTGGTTAGACCGACTGCGTCTGCAACTCTCGCGTCACGATGCGTTGCTGATTCTATCCGTTTTGGGATTGATCTGCGGCTTTGTTACGGGGGTCGTGATCATTCTCTTCCGGCTATTGGTCGAATCGAGTCAGGCCACCATTCTTCCTGGTGGCGGGGTGGAGAACTATGAAGCCCTACACCCCTTGATGCGATTTCTGCTACCCATTCTCGGTGGCCTGATGCTCGGACTTATTTTTATTCGTTTTGCAAAAGGCCTGCATGTACTGGGTATCCCCAGGGTGATGGAGCGTTTGATCTACCACCAGGGACATATCTCCTTGCGCGGCTTTATGCTGCAATTCTTCGGTGCCGCCATCGCCATTATCAGTGGCCACTCAGTGGGTCGTGAAGGCCCCCACGTCTTTCTCGGCGCCGCCAGCGGATCTCTGCTGGGACAATACCTCTCCCTGCCCAACAATAGTATTCGCACCCTGGTCGGTTGTGGTACTGCAGCCGCGATTTCCGCCTCCTTCGACACCCCCCTGGCGGGTGTGATCTTCGCTTTGGAAGTGGTGATGATGGAGTACACACTGGTCAGTTTCATACCGATCATGCTGGCCGCTGTCAGCGCCAACAGTCTCTCACTGATCGTTTTCGAAGGACAACGGGTGTTCGATATCGCCATCATTGAATTGGGTTCCCTGCATGAATTGATTTTCATCTTACTGCTGGGATTGGTGGCCGGTACCGCCTCGGCGGCCTATGTCAGTCTCATACAGTTTATCTCCGACAAGACCCAAAACATGGCTTTTTGGCTGCGAAATGCAGCCGCAGGCGTGTTGATCGGTCTAATAGCCCTTGCGGTTCCCGAGGTGATGGGGATCGGTTATGACACGGTCAACCTGCTCCTGCTGGGTGAATTGGGATTTTACTTTATCGTCATACTGGTAGTGATGAAGATCGTGGCGACAGCCGTTTGCATTGGATTAGGCATACCTGGCGGTACGATCGGACCCGCTCTTTTTATCGGTGCCGCGGTGGGCGGGATAATCGCTCCTCTGCCCGGCCTGGTGTTTGAAGGTCAAGTCTCCGACCCGGGTGTCTATGCATTGATTGGTATGGGCGCCGTGATGGGCGCTGCCCTGCAGGCGCCATTGGCCGCGTTGACAGCCATCATAGAACTCACCCACAACCCCGAAATCATCATGCCGGGAATGCTTGCAATCGTCATTGCCAGCCTGGTCAACAGTGAGCTGTTCGGAAAATCATCGATGTTTCACACCCTGCTGGAGGCCACGGGGCTCAACTACCACACCGATCCGGTGATGCAGTCCCTGCGCCGTATCGGCGCCGCCAGTTTCATGAACCGTAACTTCGTCCAGGTGGAACCGATACTGACTCGCGACACGGTACGAATCATCCTCGATAATAATCCTGAGTGGATACTGATCAAAGGAGATCAGGATCAGATGGCGCTGATGCCGGCGGTGGATCTGCTGCGCATTATGGAACAGCAAGAGGAGGAGGAGTTCGATCTGCTTTGTCTGCCCGCCACTCGCTATGAGCTTGCGCAACTGCGGATGCAGGCAACCTTGCAGGAGGCGCTTGAAAAGCTGGACAACAGTCAGGCGGATGCGCTCTATATCGAATGGTACGACCAAGATCACTATTGGCGCATCCAGGGAATACTCACCCGTCCCTTGATCGAATCGGCTTATCACTTTTAA
- the ppk2 gene encoding polyphosphate kinase 2: MNEESKNPETVYIDEQPVRLDELLSEYERIKQQLGQEKKSDKKAIRRYKREEELKPYQAELIRLQQYLEKTRTRMIILFEGRDAAGKGGTIRRVTRYMNEKHYRVVALGKPTEEQKSQWFFQKYIAQFPRGGEIVLFDRSWYNRAIVEPIFGFCSQEEYDNFMTGCPGFEKDLVRQGTILVKLYFSVTKEEQARRFERRKTDSLRQWKLSEIDVQAQDRWDEFSKQKYEMLKNTNTTHAPWTIIRSNDKHLARLNAMRVILNSAPYERLNNDIDFVPDPDIVISGSRELEVMEAQRLQRGKFDH; the protein is encoded by the coding sequence ATGAACGAAGAAAGCAAAAACCCTGAGACCGTCTATATCGATGAGCAACCTGTCAGGCTCGACGAGCTGCTGAGTGAGTACGAACGTATCAAACAGCAGTTGGGTCAAGAGAAAAAGAGTGACAAGAAGGCAATCCGCAGATACAAGCGCGAGGAGGAGTTGAAACCCTACCAGGCCGAATTGATCCGACTGCAGCAATATCTGGAAAAGACCCGGACCCGTATGATCATCCTCTTTGAGGGCCGGGATGCTGCCGGCAAGGGTGGCACCATCCGTCGGGTCACGCGCTATATGAACGAGAAACACTACCGCGTGGTCGCCCTCGGCAAACCCACCGAGGAACAGAAGAGCCAGTGGTTTTTTCAAAAATATATCGCCCAGTTCCCACGCGGGGGAGAAATCGTTCTGTTCGACAGGAGCTGGTACAACCGTGCAATTGTGGAACCGATCTTCGGCTTCTGCTCCCAGGAGGAGTATGACAATTTCATGACCGGCTGTCCGGGCTTCGAAAAAGATCTGGTACGGCAAGGCACTATTCTGGTGAAGCTCTACTTTTCGGTCACCAAGGAGGAGCAGGCGAGACGCTTCGAACGCCGCAAGACGGATTCCTTGCGCCAGTGGAAGCTGTCGGAGATCGATGTACAGGCGCAGGACCGTTGGGACGAATTCAGCAAGCAAAAATACGAGATGCTGAAAAACACAAACACCACCCATGCCCCCTGGACGATCATCCGCTCAAATGACAAGCATCTGGCCCGATTGAATGCCATGAGGGTCATCCTCAACTCAGCGCCCTACGAGCGTCTCAATAACGATATCGATTTCGTACCCGATCCCGATATTGTGATATCCGGTTCGAGGGAACTGGAAGTGATGGAGGCGCAACGCCTGCAACGAGGCAAGTTTGATCACTGA
- a CDS encoding isoprenylcysteine carboxylmethyltransferase family protein, which translates to MPTSVELILLALVWLIYFLSHSLLASLWIKRIFAQHLPAVVPWYRLLFNLVALLLLAPPLYMLWSYRSDPLWQWQGVMAWLAYGFMIISVAGFIWSMRYYDSREFLGIRQLQRQQQDVNDLEQLHISPLHRFVRHPWYSLGLILIWAQDMDPARLVSAIAVTSYLVLGSRLEENKLLIYHGDTYRNYQKRVPALIPRPWRFLTRQETEKLLEEMKT; encoded by the coding sequence ATGCCGACAAGTGTCGAGCTGATCCTGCTTGCTCTAGTCTGGCTGATCTATTTCCTGAGTCACTCACTGCTTGCCTCATTATGGATTAAAAGGATATTCGCCCAACATCTGCCGGCAGTCGTGCCCTGGTACCGGCTGCTCTTCAATCTGGTTGCGCTGTTGCTGCTCGCCCCTCCGCTCTATATGCTCTGGTCATACCGTTCAGATCCGTTATGGCAATGGCAGGGGGTCATGGCATGGCTGGCTTATGGATTTATGATCATCTCGGTAGCCGGTTTCATCTGGTCGATGCGCTACTACGACAGCAGAGAATTTCTCGGTATCCGACAACTGCAGCGGCAGCAACAGGATGTCAATGACCTGGAACAGCTGCATATCTCCCCGTTGCACCGTTTCGTACGTCATCCCTGGTACAGCCTGGGGCTGATATTGATATGGGCGCAGGACATGGATCCCGCACGCCTGGTATCGGCCATTGCAGTCACCAGTTATCTAGTGCTGGGATCCCGCCTGGAAGAGAACAAGCTGCTGATCTACCATGGCGACACCTATCGCAATTATCAGAAACGCGTACCTGCACTCATACCGAGACCCTGGCGTTTTCTGACTCGACAGGAAACCGAGAAATTATTGGAAGAGATGAAGACGTAG
- a CDS encoding phospholipid-binding protein MlaC, translating to MNRLSTTLLLIILFTFSLSASANVTPSERIKETVNQVLTVLKDQSLGRQDRRDQVKEIVRKRFDYESMSQVILAANWRKASKPQREQFITLFRELLEQTYFSAIDSYNDQSVRMGRERMKGKLANVQTFIVAANKELAVSYKMRFRNDDWYAYDVAVDGVSLVSNYRTSFRNLVRSKGMEGLLAELAQKVASLKAKNKNSEQGTPTTEK from the coding sequence ATGAACAGACTATCAACCACGCTTCTCCTCATTATTCTATTTACATTCAGTCTCTCCGCGTCAGCCAATGTCACACCTTCAGAGCGGATTAAAGAGACCGTAAACCAGGTGCTGACGGTGCTTAAAGATCAATCCTTGGGCAGGCAGGATCGTCGCGACCAGGTAAAGGAGATCGTGCGCAAGCGTTTTGATTATGAATCCATGTCCCAGGTGATACTGGCCGCCAACTGGCGCAAGGCCAGCAAACCGCAGCGGGAACAGTTCATCACCCTTTTCCGGGAGCTGTTGGAACAGACCTACTTCTCCGCCATTGACAGTTACAACGACCAGTCCGTGCGCATGGGCAGGGAACGGATGAAAGGCAAGCTGGCAAATGTCCAGACCTTCATCGTGGCGGCCAACAAGGAGCTGGCGGTCAGTTACAAGATGCGGTTTCGCAATGATGACTGGTATGCCTATGATGTGGCGGTGGATGGGGTCAGTCTTGTGAGTAACTACCGCACCTCTTTCCGCAATTTGGTAAGAAGCAAGGGGATGGAGGGGTTACTGGCCGAACTGGCTCAAAAGGTTGCATCCCTCAAGGCCAAGAATAAGAATAGTGAACAGGGCACCCCAACCACTGAAAAGTAG
- a CDS encoding transporter substrate-binding domain-containing protein, which translates to MLYRFFGLCLLGLIISTQGMAQAPRFSPAEKAWLTEHQFLRVGVAEMTPPILYFERSQSKGLVPDYMRALADRLGLQLQIRHFPDQGTLLKALREGEVDLIGALVHTDTAAPDLHYSRPYLNLPAAIFTTDRIVDKGLTALDGLEVSVVAGSVWEEGIPHLLPSLNVMAFNDLGQALKAVIADRAQAYLGDTASVNHLLATTEGYDELKEMMRLDMTVDVAVATHFSEPVLQSLLQKGLDRLSTEDMHDIWYNWQGLEAPVKQGGNLVTTIVWGFILGLWSLFLAWAVRLHGKKALTHHRSKTRRSIKRLRRRENLLKQKLLNLKHKTKRYRHRAKALRQQVDFISEVLPSCSWSWDPSDEICQWDDEMFHMAGQERGVFTPDPTSILDLVHEQDRNKIAQLFDSGNKDEIRISYRLLLADGGERRVLDYSHFVPGDSEGSGKRVGICWDVDHFFSSGGDLLHISGAGDSSIVVETVE; encoded by the coding sequence GTGTTGTATCGATTTTTTGGCCTTTGTCTGCTGGGGTTGATTATCTCGACCCAGGGGATGGCACAGGCCCCTCGGTTCAGTCCCGCTGAAAAGGCATGGCTTACTGAGCATCAGTTTCTGAGGGTGGGTGTGGCTGAAATGACGCCACCCATTCTCTATTTCGAAAGGTCTCAATCCAAGGGATTGGTACCCGATTACATGCGGGCCTTGGCCGATAGGCTGGGCCTGCAGCTGCAGATCCGCCATTTCCCCGACCAAGGGACTCTGCTTAAAGCGCTGCGAGAAGGTGAGGTGGATCTGATCGGCGCGCTTGTGCACACTGATACGGCTGCTCCCGATCTCCACTATTCCCGTCCCTATCTGAATCTCCCCGCGGCTATATTCACCACTGACAGAATCGTTGATAAAGGGCTCACGGCACTCGATGGGTTGGAGGTCTCAGTGGTTGCCGGAAGTGTCTGGGAAGAGGGTATACCCCACCTTCTGCCTTCCTTGAACGTCATGGCCTTCAATGACCTGGGTCAGGCGCTGAAAGCTGTTATTGCTGATAGGGCTCAGGCTTATCTTGGCGATACCGCAAGCGTCAACCATCTGCTCGCAACCACGGAAGGTTATGATGAACTGAAAGAGATGATGCGGCTTGACATGACCGTGGATGTGGCAGTGGCCACACACTTCTCGGAACCGGTACTGCAGAGTCTGCTGCAAAAAGGACTGGACAGGCTCAGCACGGAGGATATGCATGATATCTGGTATAACTGGCAAGGTCTCGAAGCTCCTGTAAAACAGGGTGGTAACCTGGTTACAACCATTGTATGGGGATTTATTCTGGGGTTATGGAGCCTTTTTCTCGCCTGGGCAGTAAGGTTGCATGGGAAAAAGGCGTTGACTCATCATCGGAGTAAAACCAGGCGGTCAATCAAACGCCTGAGGCGCAGAGAAAACCTGCTCAAACAAAAATTGCTCAACCTGAAACACAAGACCAAGCGATATCGCCATCGTGCAAAGGCACTGCGTCAACAGGTCGATTTCATCAGTGAAGTACTGCCCTCGTGCTCATGGAGTTGGGATCCGTCCGATGAGATCTGCCAATGGGATGATGAAATGTTTCACATGGCCGGACAGGAAAGAGGGGTATTTACTCCTGATCCCACGTCGATTCTAGATCTCGTACATGAGCAGGACAGAAACAAGATCGCACAGTTATTCGATAGCGGGAATAAGGATGAAATCCGCATAAGCTACCGCCTTCTGTTGGCCGACGGCGGAGAGAGAAGAGTACTTGACTACAGTCACTTTGTGCCCGGTGATAGCGAGGGTTCCGGCAAACGGGTGGGAATCTGCTGGGATGTGGATCATTTCTTCAGCTCGGGTGGGGATCTGTTGCACATATCCGGTGCGGGAGATTCCTCCATTGTGGTTGAGACGGTGGAATAG
- a CDS encoding L-threonylcarbamoyladenylate synthase, which translates to MSIHKDPHPWRLRQAARIINTGGIVAYPTEAVYGLGCHPLDPGAVSRLLALKQRPMAKGLILIADRIESLRPFIGTLSDAGMQTVRESWPGPATWLIPATRNVPYWLTGKHTTLAVRVTDHPIAAALCRATGTPLVSTSANISQHPPARTPLQVLLRCGDGVDFILHGKTGELKNPTPIRDALSGRIIRA; encoded by the coding sequence TTGTCCATTCATAAAGATCCGCACCCTTGGCGCCTCAGACAGGCAGCCCGCATCATCAATACCGGCGGTATTGTCGCCTATCCGACAGAAGCGGTGTATGGACTGGGTTGCCATCCCCTCGATCCCGGCGCAGTATCAAGGTTGCTGGCACTCAAACAGAGACCCATGGCCAAGGGGTTAATCCTGATCGCCGACCGGATAGAGTCACTGCGCCCCTTTATCGGTACCTTGTCCGATGCCGGCATGCAGACGGTTCGCGAAAGCTGGCCCGGCCCCGCAACCTGGCTGATCCCGGCAACCCGCAATGTGCCCTACTGGCTGACAGGAAAGCACACTACCCTGGCGGTACGGGTTACCGATCACCCCATTGCAGCCGCCCTTTGTCGCGCCACGGGAACCCCCCTGGTATCGACCAGTGCCAATATCAGTCAGCATCCGCCGGCACGCACCCCGCTGCAGGTTCTTTTGCGCTGCGGTGATGGTGTTGATTTTATCTTGCATGGAAAGACCGGGGAGTTGAAGAACCCCACACCTATCCGTGACGCACTGAGCGGCAGGATTATTCGGGCATGA
- a CDS encoding thioredoxin family protein produces the protein MSQKKHNSPFIYDVTESTYEAKVLKASHQQPVLVDFWAEWCAPCISLAPALERVIEELEGLVMLAKVEVDDNMRLAGHYRLRGFPTVILFVEGNEIGRFHGSRATHWLREWIEEHLGDYLAAAHQD, from the coding sequence ATGAGCCAAAAAAAGCATAATTCGCCCTTTATCTACGATGTAACAGAGTCAACCTACGAAGCGAAGGTCCTGAAGGCCTCGCATCAGCAACCGGTTCTTGTGGATTTCTGGGCTGAGTGGTGTGCGCCCTGTATCTCCCTGGCGCCTGCTCTGGAAAGGGTAATAGAGGAGCTGGAGGGGCTGGTTATGCTGGCCAAGGTTGAGGTTGACGACAATATGCGGTTGGCCGGTCACTATCGATTGCGCGGTTTTCCTACGGTGATTCTGTTTGTGGAGGGTAATGAAATAGGACGCTTCCATGGTTCTCGGGCCACACATTGGCTAAGAGAGTGGATCGAGGAGCATCTGGGCGACTACCTTGCGGCTGCCCATCAGGACTGA